The DNA region ATGTGTAGACCAGCCCAATCATCCGTCTGTGGTCTAAATGTCCCCTCAAGTATGGGCACATGTTGCAAAAGTTCTTCTGGTCAGGGAATTTGGCAGAATCGTTTTGGAACCGAGATCAGGTAGCCGGATACCAGGGAGAATTGATGCTCATCATGTGTTATCACTCGTACTTCTTGACTTGCACAGATACTGAAGCGTGAAGATAGGTTAACGCCGAACGGGCTATGCGATGGTCGAGGTCAAGTTCTCCAGCTTGGTGCCTTGCTGAAACCACTTATCAGTCTCTGGGCTCTGAGCCTGGAAGGGCATGGGCCAGCCTTGAACAGCAGGTCTTTGTACGGCGAACTCAAAGACCGTCCACTGCTTTCCCTTCTTGATCGCATCGGCAAGAAGCTGAAGTTCGCTTGTAGAGAAACCCCATCTCAGGCTGCAGATGGTCTGAGACTCGAGCCGGATATTGATCTGGTGGTTCAAAACCATCGAAGGAGGTTCCGTCTTCGGCCCAAAGTAGGTGGCGGACGCTTTCGGATCTTTAGGGACCATAACCTTGAGCTCAAGCCGGGGCGAGCTATCTGTGTAGTCGAGGAGTGTCATTGTTAGTGACGCTGGGCCTGGGAAGCCGCCACTCTTTCTACCAAAGGAAGGCCGAGCTTAAGAACACATTCGAGAGCGAAAACGTATGGGCTGTCGGCCACACCCGTACGGATCTTACTAGAATAGTACGCGTATTAGATGAGGATTACTAGCAATATAAGAAAAGTATTAGATTATTAACAGTACAAAACAAATACAAGTATTAGAATAGTAGTAGTAAGAATTTATAAGAATTTAGTATAATACTAGTATTAATTCATGTAGAATTTCATATACCGCTCGGTGTGCTCCGGCTAAAAACATGCTTGCTGGCTAAGCACGGGACAAAGCAAGTCCATATttcttgatgaagatggtgctATCTCCATGCCTGAAGCATTGGTCCCTTGGTTTGATGGGAGACCTCGTGTTCTTGGCTGCCGCCGGCCTGGTGATCTCGACAGCGCGAGGACCCTGACCCGTCTGACGAAAGTCAAGGCCGTTAACTCCTGGTTCGAAGGAGAGAAGGGATCCATCTATGAGATGGTCCACCTCGTCTTCCCGAAGCAAGAAGTCACAGCGGTTTCCAGACTTGCGGCAATTGACCGAGTGTTCAACTTGGTCTCCATTGCCAAcaccgccatcaccaaggtcgatCCCGCTGTCTTTAGTTCGAGTTTGCCTGGAGCCGAGGTTAAACTTCTTCACCAAGCCTCCGCCTCCATGGCAGAGCCCGCTAGGACTTCCAAGATTGGAGCGAGCCTCACTAAGGAGCAGCTGTTGAAGCTCTAGCAGGTCAACGCCAAACGTGCCTTGCAACGAGACGTGGCTCAAGGACAATCTCTGGCTTCTCTCGCGACGGATGCCTTCCCGCCCATTCGACGCATcggcttccttggccgacACCGTGAGGGTTTGCAGGGGCAATCCTCGACCGGGTTCACGACAGGGTTCACGACAAAGACGGGGCAGTATTCATGAATGTTCTCAGCAAGGTTCCCCTTGGCATCCTGACGATTGTTGGTTTTGCTGGTTCCAGCAAAACTGACTTGATGGCGACAACGATCCTGCTTGCGATGGGTGTAGGGCCTGTCATTGTCTGTACACCGACCCACGCTGCTGCCAGCAATATTGCCGCGCGTGTGAACAAGCTTGCTTCACTCGCCTACGGGAAAGTCGAGGAGCCAATGCCGGTTGTTGTCCGTGGATTCTCGTGGAAAGTCGATGAGCTACGTGGCAAGACCTACGCCCTGGGGGGAGGACCGGTTGATGCAACTCATGACAACTGGGAACATCCACTGTCTATGGTAGACTGGATGCAGAGAGTCTTGCGCCCTGAGAATCTCAAGCCGGGCATTGTCAAGCCAGCGTCATacgagctggccaaggacgTGGAGAAGGATACCAAGATCGTGAATCTCAAGGACACCCTCCACAACCAAAAGGGATGGACTGTTGCCCACAGTCAGGCCTTCCGAGACCTTGCGACCCGGATTTTGGAGGTTGCTGATACCGTGCGTTGCACTACGCACGCATCTACCAAGCGCATTCTTGCAGACTGGGCACGGGACAAGGCACAGTCCACGTTCCTTGGTGAGGCCAGTGCCATCTCGATGCCTGAAGCGTTGGTCCCCTGGTTCAACGGGAGACCTCTTGTTCTTGCTGGGGATGTTCGACAACTGCCGCCTTGCGTGATGAACCTTGGACGGAAGAGCTGGACAGGCGGCCCCCTCAACTTCTTCGACAAGCATCAAGAGATCTCGGTTCTGGAGCGCATAATGCGCATGCAATGGCCGTGCTGAAGCTCGCAGCGCCAGAACCGCATCGTCAATGGGGGGTTCGATCTGGCAAGAGAGATCTTCTACCCGGAGCTTGGCGACAAGTTTGAATACGGCCACCAATGGGCCGTTAGCAAACGACCCGGTGCTTCTCAACTCGAAAGCTGGGTACGTCGGCGGTTCCCCGAGATCAAGCCCTCTCCAACGGGAAAGATCTGGCCCGTCTTCATCGACTGTCTTCATACAGTAATGAGGACCATCGACACTTCCCGTGTCAACTACGGGCAGGCCAAGATAGCGTTGGCGCTGATGGAAACGCTGATCAAGGCCTAGGGACCAAGTTTATGGTGGTTTCGCCCTACAGGGCTACCAAGGCCTACCTCGAGGGGCTTATCTGGCAGCGGCTGGATAAGAGCACCAAGGACTCTGCCTTTTACAAGGGCCTTTCCAATGTCCAGGTCAGCACCGCCAACTCCTTCCAGGACAAGGGAACAGGTGTGGCAATCTTCTTGACTACGGCCACCCAGGAGTCAGGCCCGGGATTCGTCAAAGATGCTCGGCGATTCAATGTTGGTGTAAACCGCCATGTTGACTTTCTGTTTGTGGTTGGTGATATCACTACGATGGAACCcgtcaaggagagcaaggaagAGCTCATGGTGTCTGAGCAGGGAGGACGGGTGCTGGCAAGTGGCAACATGAAAGGTTAAGATATGCGCTGCTGATAATTAcacttcttcatctcaagTATAGAAAGGGAGTGATATTGATGTTGAGACGAGAGACGCCAACGGTCAGGCGCCTCTGCTGTGGGTCACGACAAAAGGCTATGGGGAGATTGCTGGCTTGTTGGTAGAGAGTACGAACTCCAAATGGACATCGTCAACAGCCAGGGACCCACGTATGTGGAACGCATCAGGGGGACGAATTGCCATTTTGAGATGCTAGACGCGGCTTTTCAGGATGCTTTGCACTCTTGAAATGGGCCGAAAGGAACAGGCTCCCGATCTCATGTCGATACATGCCGATAACCAAGTCTAGACTCTCTGGTTATTCGGCGGCTTCTTTCTTTCACCTCATGTTCGCCAAGGATGCTGTTCTGAGTGTCCCCAGTTTCAGCCGGCGCATGGACCGCTTCCTCGAGAGCTACCAAACGCTATTCAAAGACCCTTGTTAAGATGTCCCGGAGACGATGCTTCAGGCATGGAGACAGCTAGACGCATCGGAAGTTTCACCCGATTTGACTAAGCCTACCAGTTATGTCTGAGTCCCCGATAAATATCCCTGAGTCTCGGCGTCCAAGCACAAGGTTGACTTTATCCTGTTTGTGGCTTTTCTAAGCGAGAGACCTGCCTGCCACGATCATCAACTTGAGAAGTTGGTCCCGCCAAGGGGCGCTAGCAAAGCCACACAGTCAAAGCAGAGCAGGGGTGAGCGAGTCAGGCAAAAAGGGACTCTGAGGACCCTCTGGCTGTGGGCATTCAGTGGTGGGGAATTACTCGACGTTTACGGGGTAAACCCCGCATCAACAAAAGCTGAACTGACGAACCCTGACGGAGGAGCCAATATCGGACTCGGGCCCCTTCTATCACTAGCTAGTTCCAGTACTTGAGACTGGCAAGGCCGGGGCTGCCGGCAATTCAGGATGAACTCCGGAGTATGTGTCACCTCCCACTCAGGGGCACCCTTATGTACATATGGTCTGGCTTGATGGCGCTATGTCCACGTGGATGCAGCTGAAGTGACAGACGCCAACGGTTCTTCAATCGGCAACAGGAGCCGCACTGACTCTCTCCCCTGACAGATGGCGTTTTCTGTGACAAACCATCCTCCGGAACCGCAAGCCTAGCCTAAGCGACCCTGACCTAACGGGCTTTACCAAACCGTCTTTGGGTCGGCCGAGGTGGTTAGGAACGGTTTATCAGCAGGCAATTTCCAGGTGACATGTCCAGGCCACGTGTGGTAGGGGGATATAATTGCAGCACAAGCCTTCCCTGTTGGCCTGGGTGGTGACACCCGTAACTTTGAACCACAACCTCACGATGGCGTTGACGTCCGATCTCGCCTTTGATATTACCGTCACAACGATCTGCGGATCGCTGATCCTGCTCCGATGCGCATACCGAGCCTTTCGTCGATGCAAAGTCCACCAAACTTGCCACAGGACATGGCACGAAGATGATGTCTGGATGGCCTTCTCGCTTCTCCCCCTCATTGCCAGAACGACCTGTATCTGCGTATCCTTTACCCTCAACCCGACTCACGGTCGGGACTTTCcgaccaaggccgaggctgctTCGCAAGGGACGAGTGTTGAGGACATACAAAATGCTCGGATCGCGTCGCTTCAGTTACTAATCCCGTCGCGTCTCTGCTACGCACTCTTGTATGGTCTCGTTGGAACATGGTCCTTTGGTTGATGCTAACAGCCGTAGCTTGTGGTGCCTTAAGCTTAGTCTCCTCTCCTTCTACTCCCGATTCGTCAGCAGCAAGGCTGTGATCAGAGGTTTCTGGTGGTGCATCGTCCTCAGCTACATTGCAGTGCTTATCACCACCCTGCTCGAGTGTCGGCCCATGTCTTTGTAGGATACATGACGGATGCTTATTGAGTACACTGCTAATATTGCTAGGATGTGGGAGCTTGGCCCCAAGAGTTCACGTATGTCCCATGCCAGCACCCTTCATCAACCGTTGTTGCGACATGGCAAAGTTAACAATATGCAGAACCTGCTTGCTCTAGAGCCTTTGCCAACTTGATCACGATGGGTGTCTTCAACATAGTTTCCGATATCGCGCTTATTATCCTACCTTTTCCAACGTTGCGCACTGTGCAACTGGATCTGAAAACGTTATTTCGCCCCAAAGTCTCACGCTTCCTCTGCTAACGACATTTTAGTAAACTCCAACTTGGATTCCTATTCAGCCTTGGTGGCGTGGTAATTGTGATTACGACACTGCGTCTGCCTCTCATCTTGAACCAATCGTTATCGCAGAAGTCTCGATCAATTGTGCGACAACCTCCCCGTCTCCTGAAAGGCTTGGCTATTAATTTGACTACAGTGGGCTGCTGTTGAAATTCTTTGCGCTTGCATAGTTGCCAACACATCCTTTTTCTACGCCCTCCTTCGAGATCTTCAGCGACGACACGATACTCAAACTTCGGCAACAAGAAGTCAAATAGGCCACTTCTACCTCCAAAGCCTAGATTCAACCAAGAGACCCTACGAGAACACCGCATCCAAGGCTACTGGCAGTGATGGCGAGCTGATAGAGGGTCGGCAGGGGATGgcatgttgatgatgaagcgagACTGCTGACCAGAAAGAGTAAAAGCTCTATAAGGTGTCTACTCTGTCGATAATACACTAAATAATAATTCGTGGTTAATGATAACTTATTCAAGCCGAACAGGACTTATTATATCGGTAATGCTGTTTAAACTTAGCACTTCTATGTAGCAACTTTGCTCGCTGCAAGCTCTTCTACGCTGTAGCTAGTTGTCGTTGTGCTTCTGTTTCCACTCAGACACCATCCAACGGCCTCAGCATAGTCAAACCCAATCTTCACCAGGATCTAACCCTGCCAGTATTGCGCCGACATGAGATCAAAAACATCAGACTCCTTCGCATCAATGCGCTGGGGTCATTCCCTTCGGCACGGCTGCTCCTCCAACACCTTTCCGAAGCAGCCTCCTCATACCTTCTAGTTCAAACTGACGTGGACCTGTGTTGAATAGCAGCTCGATCTAATTGGTCAGAGTAACCCCACTTTAGGGGCGACGCGCTTTTCAACGGACGCGTTTGGTGATGCCCTCCTTCATAATATCCAGGCTCTTTCAACT from Fusarium keratoplasticum isolate Fu6.1 chromosome 12, whole genome shotgun sequence includes:
- a CDS encoding AAA-12 domain-containing protein translates to MNVLSKVPLGILTIVGFAGSSKTDLMATTILLAMGVGPVIVCTPTHAAASNIAARVNKLASLAYGKVEEPMPVVVRGFSWKVDELRGKTYALGGGPVDATHDNWEHPLSMVDWMQRVLRPENLKPGIVKPASYELAKDVEKDTKIVNLKDTLHNQKGWTVAHSQAFRDLATRILEVADTVRCTTHASTKRILADWARDKAQSTFLGEASAISMPEALVPWFNGRPLVLAGDVRQLPPCVMNLGRKSWTGGPLNFFDKHQEISRQNRIVNGGFDLAREIFYPELGDKFEYGHQWAVSKRPGASQLESWVRRRFPEIKPSPTGKIWPVFIDCQDSVGADGNADQGLGTKFMVVSPYRATKAYLEGLIWQRLDKSTKDSAFYKGLSNVQVSTANSFQDKGTGVAIFLTTATQESGPGFVKDARRFNVGVNRHVDFLFVVGDITTMEPVKESKEELMVSEQGGRVLASGNMKG